The window CCACATCCGCGACTACTCCGAGGAGGTCGCCGCGGCGATCGACGAGGAGGTGCGCAAGCTGATCGAGACCGCGCACCAGGAGGCGTACGAGGTCCTGGTCGACAACCGCGACATCCTCGACGAGCTGGTGCTGAGGCTGCTGGAGAAGGAGACGCTGGACAAGGACGAGGTGGCGGACGTGTTCGCCGGCCTCCGGCGCCGGCCCACGCGGCCGGCGTGGACCGGGTCCGCGCGCCGGCAGCCGTCCGACGTGGGCCCGGTGCTCACCCCGGCGGAGCGGTCCTCGGTCGGCGACCCGGCGCACCCCAACGGCAACGGCGGCCGACCCGCCGCCGGGACCCTCGGCCCCGAGGGGACGCCGGCGGGGGAGGGCAGCGAGCCGCTCGCCCCGCTGGACGAGGGGATGGTCGAGTGACCCTGTCCGGCGGCGTCGACCCGGTCACGATCGGCGACGGCGCTGTCGCGGGCGAGTTCGACGTCGTCCGTGCCGAGGCGGCCGTGCGCGAGTTGCTGCACGCCATCGGCGAGGACCCCGACCGCGAAGGGCTGAGGGACACCCCGGCGCGGGTGGCCCGGGCGTACGCCGAGATCTTCTCCGGCCTGCGGATGTCCGCCGAGGACGTGCTCACCACGACGTTCGACATCGGCCACGACGAGATGGTCCTGGTCAAGGACATCGAGGTCTACAGCACCTGCGAGCACCACCTGGTGCCGTTCCACGGCGTCGCGCACGTGGGCTACATCCCGAACGAGTCCGGGCGGATCACCGGCCTGTCGAAGCTGGCTCGGCTGGTCGAGGTCTACGCGCGCCGCCCGCAGGTGCAGGAGCGCCTGACCACGCAGGTGGCCGACTCGCTGATGGAGATCCTGGAGCCCCGCGGCGCCATCGTCGTGATCGAGTGCGAGCACCTGTGCATGTCGATGCGCGGCATCCGCAAGCCCGGTGCGAAGACGGTGACCAGCGCGGTCCGCGGGCAGCTGCGCGACCCGGCCACCCGCGCCGAGGCCATGTCGCTGATCCTCGGGTCGTGAACCCCGGCCGGCACCCCGTGGGCCTGCCGTCCGAGCTGGCCCGGCACGACCGCTGCCTGGTGATGGGGGTGCTCAACGTGACCCCGGACTCGTTCTCCGACGGCGGCCGCTGGCTGGACCCCGGGGCGGCCGTGGCGCACGGCGCCCGCATGCACCGCGACGGCGCGGACCTCGTCGACGTCGGCGGGGAGTCCACCCGGCCCGGTGCCACCCGCATCCCGGTCGACGAGGAGCTGCGCCGGGTGCTGCCCGTCGTTCGGGGTCTTGTCGCCTCCGGGGTGCCGGTGAGCATCGACACCATGCGGGCGCAGGTCGCCGCCGCCGCGGTTGACGAGGGCGCGTGCCTGGTCAACGACGTCAGCGGCGGACTGGCCGACGACGCGATGCTGCCGTGGCTGGCGGGGCAGGCGGTGCCCTACGTCGCGATGCACTGGCGCGGGCACTCCGACGGCATGGACCGGCTGGCGACGTACGACGACGTCGTGGCCGACGTCCGGGCGGAGCTCGCCGCCCGCCTGGACGCGGCCGTGGCCGCCGGCGCGGACCCGGCCCGGGTGGTGCTCGACCCCGGGCTGGGGTTCGCCAAGGAGGCGGACCACAACTGGGCGCTGTTGCGCCACCTCGACGCGCTGGCGTCCCTGGGCCGGCCGCTGCTGGTGGGGGCGTCGCGCAAGCGGTTCCTCGGGGCGCTGCTCGCGGACTCGTCCGGGCAGCCCCGGCCGCCGGAGCGGCGGGACTACGCCACCGACGCCGTGTCCGCGCTCGCCGCCGCGGCCGGTGCGTGGTGCGTGCGCGTGCACGACGTACGCGGCAGCCTGGACTGTGTCCTGGTGGCCGAGGCCTTCCGCCGCGGGCGGCAGCCGGAGGAGGGATCGTCGTGAGCGCCGACCGGATCGTCCTGCGCGGGATCCGCGCCCACGGCCACCACGGCGTCTTCGAGCACGAGCGGCGTGAGGGCCAGGAGTTCGTGGTCGACGTGGTGCTGTCCGTCGACAGCCGGCCCGCGGCCGCGGCGGACGACCTGGCGCTCACCGTCGACTATGGGCTGCTGGCCGAGCGGGTCGCCGCGGACGTGGCCCGCGACCCGGTCGACCTGATCGAGACCCTGGCCGACCGCATTGCGGCGCTGTGCCTGCAGGACCCGCTGGTGGCGGCCGTCGAGGTGACGGTGCACAAGCCGCAGGCGCCGGTCCGGGTGGCCGTGGACGACATCGCCGTCACGGTGGTGCGGTCGCGGTGACGACGGGCGACGGCACGGTCCGGCGGGCCGCGTTCTCGCTGGGGGCCAACCTCGGCGACCGGCTCGCCGCGCTGCAGGCCGCGGTGGACACGCTGGCGGGCGCGCCGGGGGTCGACCTGGTGGCGGTGTCCCCGGTGTACGAGACCGATCCGGTCGGCGGGCCCGAGCAGCCGGCGTACCTCAACGCGGTCGTCGTCGCCGACGTCACCGTGGACGCGCCCGCGCTGCTGGCGGCGGCGCACACGGCGGAGCGGGCACTGGGTCGTACCCGCGAGGTGCGCTGGGGGCCGCGGACCCTGGACGTGGACGTGCTCGCGGTGGGCGATGAGGTCCGGGACGACCCGGCGCTGACACTGCCTCACCCGCGCGCCCACGAGCGCGGCTTCGTCCTGGTGCCGTGGGCCGCGGCCGACCCCGACGCGGTCCTGCCGGGTCACGGCCGGGTCGCGGACCTCGCCGCTGCCGTCGGCGCCGACGGGGTTCGCACGCGACCCGACCTGCGTCTCACGCCCCCGCCCCGGGCTGCGAGTTCTCCTTCGGATTCCTCGGCGAGTGGAGGGTTGTGGTGGAAGTCGATCGATCGACTTCCACCACAACCCTCCACTCGCGCGGACGGCGGCGGCCGGGGCGGCGCGCATAGGGTGGAACGGTGAGGCCGACCAGCATCCGGATGCTGCTGG is drawn from Candidatus Nanopelagicales bacterium and contains these coding sequences:
- the folB gene encoding dihydroneopterin aldolase, whose translation is MSADRIVLRGIRAHGHHGVFEHERREGQEFVVDVVLSVDSRPAAAADDLALTVDYGLLAERVAADVARDPVDLIETLADRIAALCLQDPLVAAVEVTVHKPQAPVRVAVDDIAVTVVRSR
- the folE gene encoding GTP cyclohydrolase I FolE, which encodes MTLSGGVDPVTIGDGAVAGEFDVVRAEAAVRELLHAIGEDPDREGLRDTPARVARAYAEIFSGLRMSAEDVLTTTFDIGHDEMVLVKDIEVYSTCEHHLVPFHGVAHVGYIPNESGRITGLSKLARLVEVYARRPQVQERLTTQVADSLMEILEPRGAIVVIECEHLCMSMRGIRKPGAKTVTSAVRGQLRDPATRAEAMSLILGS
- the folK gene encoding 2-amino-4-hydroxy-6-hydroxymethyldihydropteridine diphosphokinase, which encodes MTTGDGTVRRAAFSLGANLGDRLAALQAAVDTLAGAPGVDLVAVSPVYETDPVGGPEQPAYLNAVVVADVTVDAPALLAAAHTAERALGRTREVRWGPRTLDVDVLAVGDEVRDDPALTLPHPRAHERGFVLVPWAAADPDAVLPGHGRVADLAAAVGADGVRTRPDLRLTPPPRAASSPSDSSASGGLWWKSIDRLPPQPSTRADGGGRGGAHRVER
- the folP gene encoding dihydropteroate synthase — protein: MNPGRHPVGLPSELARHDRCLVMGVLNVTPDSFSDGGRWLDPGAAVAHGARMHRDGADLVDVGGESTRPGATRIPVDEELRRVLPVVRGLVASGVPVSIDTMRAQVAAAAVDEGACLVNDVSGGLADDAMLPWLAGQAVPYVAMHWRGHSDGMDRLATYDDVVADVRAELAARLDAAVAAGADPARVVLDPGLGFAKEADHNWALLRHLDALASLGRPLLVGASRKRFLGALLADSSGQPRPPERRDYATDAVSALAAAAGAWCVRVHDVRGSLDCVLVAEAFRRGRQPEEGSS